The following are encoded in a window of bacterium SCSIO 12643 genomic DNA:
- a CDS encoding T9SS type A sorting domain-containing protein, giving the protein MTKNILVTVWFSILSVLAIHAQTSNDIGVQGIQPVSLCVGNTDTVYAEVSNYGINPIDSFMVFWEINLVLDSMWVYQPLDTIGGTGSITEQIALTTVTVPSNNIVMVAWTKWPNGNMDGDMTNDTNAIVIHTILPVDLNDSTHYCENDSVVLDAGLYDSYVWSNGDTTPSIQVADTGYYAVTVTEQQCSSTDSIWVESVLDPVALFFDSSSNFTVVFDNVSMHADSFYWDFGDGLYSTNKYPVHVYPWTIENEKCYNVKLYAFNECGIDTFEQVIYVYSGLYWGSRIKSSIQGLDVDFYYDGSGSKFYWEFGDGDTSMGANPNHIYSPAGVYECYTVKLKVETNCGKDYLRKRIAVGNYPANNPCQIVTDVPHVVLETSEVSVYPNPVHDILHIDLVTGYNQNSIFELYDVLGKQVLRANLINGVNSISISHLPTGVYTYRLGTVRGMVVLE; this is encoded by the coding sequence ATGACAAAAAATATACTCGTAACTGTATGGTTCAGTATCTTATCCGTGCTGGCTATCCATGCTCAAACATCCAATGATATAGGTGTTCAGGGGATTCAACCTGTATCCTTATGTGTAGGTAATACTGATACGGTATATGCAGAAGTATCCAATTACGGAATCAATCCCATTGATAGTTTTATGGTGTTTTGGGAAATCAATTTGGTGCTGGATTCAATGTGGGTATATCAACCGCTAGACACTATAGGTGGTACGGGGTCAATAACCGAACAAATAGCACTAACAACGGTTACCGTACCGTCTAACAATATCGTTATGGTAGCATGGACCAAATGGCCCAATGGTAATATGGATGGTGATATGACCAATGATACCAATGCAATAGTAATCCATACGATATTACCTGTTGACTTGAACGATTCAACACATTATTGCGAAAATGATAGTGTGGTTTTAGATGCCGGATTATATGATTCTTATGTATGGAGCAATGGAGATACCACACCATCCATTCAAGTAGCAGATACCGGATATTATGCAGTAACCGTGACTGAGCAACAATGTTCTAGTACAGATTCCATTTGGGTGGAGTCGGTTTTAGATCCGGTTGCTCTTTTTTTTGATTCATCAAGTAACTTTACTGTTGTTTTTGATAATGTATCTATGCATGCGGATTCGTTTTATTGGGATTTTGGGGATGGACTATATTCTACAAATAAATACCCTGTGCATGTTTATCCGTGGACCATTGAAAATGAGAAGTGTTACAATGTTAAGTTATATGCGTTTAATGAGTGTGGGATAGATACGTTTGAACAGGTGATATATGTCTATAGTGGTTTGTATTGGGGGTCAAGAATTAAGTCTTCAATTCAAGGGCTTGACGTAGATTTTTACTATGATGGTAGTGGAAGTAAATTTTACTGGGAATTTGGTGATGGAGATACTTCAATGGGAGCTAATCCAAACCATATTTATAGTCCAGCGGGAGTTTATGAATGTTATACAGTAAAACTAAAGGTTGAAACAAACTGTGGTAAGGATTATCTTCGAAAACGTATTGCTGTGGGTAATTACCCGGCAAATAATCCGTGTCAAATCGTAACCGATGTGCCTCATGTTGTTTTAGAAACCAGTGAAGTTTCTGTATATCCAAATCCTGTACATGATATTCTACATATAGATTTGGTTACCGGATATAATCAAAATTCAATATTCGAACTCTATGATGTTTTAGGCAAACAAGTTTTAAGAGCTAATTTAATAAACGGGGTTAATTCTATTTCCATATCACATTTACCCACCGGAGTTTATACCTATCGTTTAGGAACGGTAAGGGGAATGGTGGTGTTGGAGTAA
- a CDS encoding T9SS type A sorting domain-containing protein, with amino-acid sequence MTKNILVTVWFSILFVLTIHAQTSNDIGVQGIQPVSLCVGDTGTVYAEVSNYGINPIDSFMVFWEINLVQDSMWVYQSLDTIGGMGSMTAQIALTMVTVPSNNIVLVAWTKWPNGNTDGDLTNDTNAMVIHTILPVDLNDSTHYCENNSVVLDAGLYDSYVWSNGDTTASIQVADTGYYAVTVTEQQCSSTDSIWVESVLDPVAIFHDSSSFWTVVLTNLSLYADSFYWSFGDGTYSTDISPTHTYPWTVHDSLCYNPILIASNICSSDTFGQIVYVGVYPPIWYSGIGSSINNWQVDFSYSRSATEFYWEFGDGQTSKQSKPVHTYSPNGAYECYTVQVRALTYCGYDYVRKRIAVGNYPANNPCQIVTDVPKVVLETSVVSVYPNPAHDILNVDLVTGYNQNSIFELYDVLGKQVLRTHLINEVNSISVSDLPTGVYTYSLGTVRGMVVLE; translated from the coding sequence ATGACAAAAAATATACTCGTAACTGTATGGTTCAGTATCTTATTCGTGCTGACTATCCATGCTCAAACATCCAATGATATAGGTGTTCAGGGGATTCAACCTGTATCCTTATGTGTGGGTGATACTGGTACGGTATATGCAGAAGTATCCAATTACGGAATCAATCCCATTGATAGTTTTATGGTGTTTTGGGAAATCAATTTGGTGCAGGATTCAATGTGGGTATATCAATCCTTAGATACCATAGGTGGTATGGGATCAATGACCGCTCAGATAGCACTAACAATGGTTACCGTACCATCTAACAATATCGTTTTGGTAGCATGGACCAAATGGCCCAATGGTAATACAGATGGTGATTTGACTAATGATACCAATGCAATGGTAATCCATACGATATTACCCGTTGACCTGAACGATTCAACGCATTATTGCGAAAATAATAGTGTGGTTTTAGATGCCGGATTATATGATTCTTATGTATGGAGCAATGGAGATACCACAGCATCCATTCAAGTTGCAGATACCGGATATTATGCAGTAACAGTGACCGAGCAACAATGTTCTAGTACAGATTCTATTTGGGTCGAATCGGTTTTAGATCCGGTTGCGATTTTTCATGATTCATCAAGCTTTTGGACTGTAGTTTTAACCAATTTATCTTTGTATGCGGATTCCTTTTATTGGAGTTTTGGAGATGGAACTTATTCTACCGATATAAGTCCTACTCACACTTATCCTTGGACGGTTCATGATTCCTTATGCTACAATCCAATTCTTATTGCTTCAAACATATGTAGTTCGGATACATTTGGACAAATTGTTTATGTCGGAGTTTATCCACCTATATGGTACTCTGGTATCGGGTCTTCTATAAATAATTGGCAAGTCGATTTTTCATATTCCAGATCGGCTACAGAGTTCTACTGGGAATTTGGAGATGGGCAAACCTCGAAACAGTCCAAGCCAGTACACACATATAGTCCAAATGGAGCTTATGAATGTTATACAGTACAAGTTAGAGCTTTAACATATTGTGGGTATGATTATGTTAGAAAACGTATTGCTGTAGGTAATTATCCAGCAAATAACCCATGTCAAATCGTAACCGATGTGCCCAAAGTTGTTTTAGAAACAAGTGTAGTTTCTGTATATCCTAATCCCGCACATGATATTCTAAATGTAGATTTGGTTACCGGATATAATCAAAATTCAATATTTGAACTCTATGATGTTTTAGGCAAACAAGTTTTAAGAACTCATTTGATAAATGAGGTTAATTCTATTTCGGTTTCAGATTTACCCACCGGAGTCTATACCTATAGTTTAGGAACGGTAAGAGGGATGGTGGTGTTGGAGTAA
- a CDS encoding T9SS type A sorting domain-containing protein, which yields MTKNILVTVWFSILSVLAIHAQTSNDIGVQGIQPVSLCVGNTDTIYAEVSNYGINPIDSFMVFWEINLVLDSMWVYQPLDTIGGTGSITEQIALTTVTVPSNNIVMVVWTKWPNGNVDNDMTNDTNAIVIHTILPVDLNDSTHYCENDSVVLDAGLYDSYVWSNGDTTPSIQVADTGYYTVTVTDQQCISSDSIWVESVLDPIAFFHDSSSLFAVAFLNLSQHADSFYWDFGDGTHSTDKDPVHIYPWTNEDTICHNTILVASNVCSSDTFGQITIVGSYGSSNWYSGIKSSINNWQVDFSYSRSATEFYWEFGDGQTSTQANPIHIYSPNGAYECYTVQVRALTHCGYDYVRKRIAVGNYPANNPCQIVTDVPHVVLETSVVSVYPNPAHDILHIDLVTGYNQNSIFELYDVLGKQVLRAHLINGVNSISISHLPTGVYTYRLGTVRGMVVLE from the coding sequence ATGACAAAAAATATACTCGTAACAGTATGGTTCAGTATCTTATCCGTGCTGGCTATCCATGCTCAAACATCCAATGATATAGGTGTTCAGGGGATTCAACCTGTATCCTTATGTGTAGGTAATACTGATACGATATATGCAGAAGTATCCAATTACGGAATCAATCCCATTGATAGTTTTATGGTGTTTTGGGAAATCAATTTGGTGCTGGATTCAATGTGGGTATATCAACCGCTAGACACTATAGGTGGTACGGGGTCAATAACCGAACAAATAGCACTAACAACGGTTACCGTACCGTCTAACAATATTGTTATGGTAGTATGGACCAAATGGCCCAATGGTAATGTGGATAATGATATGACCAATGATACCAATGCAATAGTAATCCATACGATATTACCAGTTGACTTGAACGATTCAACGCATTATTGCGAAAATGATAGTGTGGTTTTAGATGCCGGATTATATGATTCTTATGTATGGAGCAATGGAGATACCACACCATCCATTCAAGTAGCAGATACCGGATATTATACAGTAACTGTGACTGATCAACAGTGTATTAGTTCAGATTCCATTTGGGTGGAATCGGTTTTAGATCCGATTGCTTTTTTTCATGATTCATCTAGTTTGTTTGCGGTAGCTTTCTTGAATCTATCTCAGCATGCGGATTCGTTTTATTGGGATTTTGGAGATGGGACCCATTCAACGGATAAAGATCCTGTGCATATTTACCCTTGGACCAATGAGGATACTATATGCCATAATACCATTCTAGTTGCTTCGAATGTATGCAGTTCAGATACATTTGGACAAATTACTATTGTTGGGTCTTATGGATCATCAAACTGGTATTCTGGAATTAAGTCTTCCATAAATAATTGGCAAGTTGATTTTTCATATTCCAGATCAGCGACAGAGTTTTACTGGGAATTTGGAGATGGACAAACTTCTACACAAGCAAACCCCATACATATTTATAGTCCAAATGGAGCTTATGAATGTTATACCGTACAAGTTCGTGCTTTAACACATTGTGGATATGATTATGTTAGAAAACGTATTGCTGTAGGGAATTACCCGGCAAATAATCCATGTCAAATCGTAACCGATGTGCCTCATGTTGTTTTAGAAACAAGTGTAGTTTCTGTATATCCAAATCCCGCACATGATATTCTACATATAGATTTGGTTACCGGATATAATCAAAATTCAATATTTGAACTCTATGATGTTTTAGGCAAACAAGTTTTAAGAGCTCATTTGATAAACGGGGTTAATTCTATTTCCATATCACATTTACCCACCGGAGTCTATACCTATCGTTTAGGAACGGTAAGGGGGATGGTAGTGTTGGAGTGA
- a CDS encoding T9SS type A sorting domain-containing protein gives MVCPQILWGQTYFNMRYPPDSGTWASGSFSIVNESSGYFVSRWSLDKLDGTWWNKIGKLDANGNMISNTDSIHFLDKQIYVNSFKKSKGSTLYQAFTILDIGSGKHHYGMMKYDLNGKMIFHNMNTGQYQFVVINEIQELPDKNFIAVGTIQKSGTHPNDEEVFVVKMDSLGNELWQKSLWLGGNGHNGECIALCDDGGFIIGGAENDYTIVPKEKVKPVVVKLDGLGNIEWRKEYGSNILSNSPAYGILQTQDGGYVFVGGVGVRNDGVKDEKSPWIVKIDSLGDMIWNDTASTKDATIIDNKYYDILELDDGSLIACGQRNIWNPNIVEPAKFRLHGILSKYSRDGVHIWERRYRHPEAVDLWNTKHFLYDVEPTSDGGFVAAGWLNPSTDTTQDTWVIKVDSFGCLEPGCEVIGVPEIAQTIETLKIYPNPSKGILHIEITSGIQKTKNNTYEFQLYDMLGKRVYQTKLQPYMNTISVSDLPTGVYTYRLGTVRGMVVLE, from the coding sequence ATGGTTTGTCCCCAAATTCTTTGGGGGCAAACCTATTTTAATATGCGTTATCCTCCGGATTCAGGGACTTGGGCGAGTGGATCATTTTCTATTGTCAACGAATCTTCTGGTTATTTTGTTTCTAGATGGTCGTTAGATAAGTTGGACGGTACATGGTGGAATAAAATAGGTAAGCTTGATGCGAATGGTAATATGATTTCAAATACTGATAGCATCCATTTTTTAGATAAACAGATATATGTAAATAGTTTTAAAAAGTCTAAAGGTTCTACTTTATACCAAGCTTTTACAATATTGGATATTGGTTCTGGTAAGCATCATTATGGAATGATGAAGTATGACTTGAATGGAAAAATGATTTTTCATAATATGAATACTGGTCAATATCAATTTGTAGTAATAAATGAAATACAAGAGTTACCGGATAAAAATTTTATTGCGGTAGGAACAATCCAAAAATCAGGAACCCATCCCAATGATGAAGAAGTTTTTGTAGTAAAGATGGATAGTCTGGGGAATGAATTATGGCAAAAATCACTTTGGCTAGGAGGAAATGGCCATAATGGAGAATGTATTGCTTTATGCGATGATGGTGGGTTTATTATAGGGGGGGCGGAAAATGATTACACAATAGTACCAAAAGAAAAGGTGAAACCCGTGGTGGTCAAATTAGACGGTTTGGGGAATATAGAATGGAGAAAAGAATATGGAAGCAATATTTTAAGTAATTCACCAGCATATGGAATTTTACAAACACAAGATGGAGGTTATGTATTCGTAGGTGGGGTTGGAGTTCGGAATGATGGCGTTAAAGACGAAAAATCTCCATGGATTGTTAAAATTGATTCCTTGGGAGATATGATATGGAATGATACGGCTTCTACAAAGGATGCAACCATCATTGACAATAAGTATTACGATATATTAGAATTGGATGACGGTTCATTAATTGCTTGTGGACAGAGGAATATTTGGAATCCCAATATTGTTGAACCGGCTAAATTTAGATTACATGGCATACTATCAAAATATTCTAGGGACGGAGTACATATTTGGGAACGAAGATATCGACATCCTGAAGCAGTGGATTTATGGAATACGAAACATTTTTTGTATGACGTGGAACCTACTTCAGATGGCGGTTTTGTGGCGGCTGGGTGGTTAAATCCATCAACTGATACGACCCAAGATACCTGGGTGATAAAAGTAGATAGTTTTGGATGTTTAGAACCGGGTTGTGAAGTCATTGGTGTTCCTGAAATTGCACAAACCATAGAAACGTTGAAAATTTATCCGAATCCATCTAAAGGCATATTACATATAGAAATCACTTCGGGAATTCAAAAAACTAAAAATAATACGTATGAATTTCAACTCTATGATATGTTAGGTAAAAGAGTTTATCAAACCAAGTTACAGCCTTATATGAATACCATTTCGGTTTCAGATTTGCCCACCGGAGTCTATACCTATCGTTTAGGAACAGTCCGAGGAATGGTAGTGTTGGAGTAA
- a CDS encoding T9SS type A sorting domain-containing protein — MKKNYLLVGALWCLSQVGLTQPVDSIRSMMANPESDYLELQQKMNNYVTGGGTVDQSLIKAYNRHQAYYGPYLGADGTVDHFYPGFLTQSAALAQPLPNINGCGVGPSKGWQSLGPNMVDNLIAPNQGNSYAINMGNNGRLTSVAIDKVNNLVYAGSESGGLWRKTIGTDNWENITDKIGFPALGIQEIAIHPTNPNEIYCATAYGGYQGMHGYGIGLIHTTDGGDTWERINFSNNQYDKEAIAVVYTDFPPYTLFASVGNELYRYDGNNFIEVFSTHPNPAPGSTYRKLIRDIRFVAPQNGAPRRIFISTHDVFAFQEAELMYHDLDATNNLQLVNNANNWQTVNLIKTNPHNVKRIAIDISRNNPQSIIASYGEGSVVEVIKSDDYGITWASVFNTNSATSRTGMNFYRNDIAFSKLTSNNNQVFYNAAVEFLKTNLNTGNKWKTVPGFHDDVRDIEIIIRNGVEEIWVAHDGGLHRSTDQGSTWILEHKNMTIGEYYDVGIAESHSDIIAGALDIGTHWNKNGVWFGFLRGGDGSPALFFDDDENYGLFHVNGDPYYFDRQNEQAFTIAFSQSNNEVFMGCPQIQNPVHGDRALLGQYDLFEYDLTAHKNVNFQTSFVTQGPPIYTKLSNFGNNKITGIAMSHSDENVIWVSNVRTGENNASLYKTTTKGGPSGTDWTDMSSTLTIGSNHILNYNNGDQHITDVLVDPDNQNHVYLSISGVVPGAYKVVRSLGGGNSWADFTGSLPNVAVHELEMIDAYPNNVLLAATDLGVYYRVLDNNSDWECYNNGLPPTIVKNFEVKYCTRELYAATIGHGIYKADLSDLWPQKKVGTGGATVNWTTNQTFYSDVVVEEGATLNITGATISMAGGAKIIVKKGGKLNVSNSILTSYCDAFWGGIEIWSDPNAQTQYCNSGCLVGKVVIQNSTIEKADIAINSDQDGVYVNGGGVINATNVHFLNNRKAIAFAKFENHSPGTSTVMDNASRFKDCIFEIDANYMFDVKPPRDQMITAWEVRGVQFYGCDFKNTSGQPLEVAGIYLHNAHFVVTDYCTNSNIPCTSHKKSTFKHLASGITALSTGLDYHFVVDHAEFTDCRFGVATSAVDYAVVTNNHFEITNDFLFHKPTAIFLENSDQYTVQENFIENTMINYSPPEPPVGIPFLGDDRGIVVKNSGAGNNAIYKNTFKEVYVGNTAFGTNFNPGEPNKGLEYGCNELAGSKYRDFNVYTIDQPGGIAGAQGGNNRPVDNMFTSNIVNPEGHIANDGANPIIYYHRADDGGYVFEPLKISGNVTTSQVNITFNINDHCPSRLGNVMDQNPKGLATGGRSLLIRNDFDGALNAYSQAKYVYVSTIDGGDTYGLLNSVQSSNAQTAWDLRTELINASPLSIEVIMETIEEGVLSNALLHDVIMVNPHAVRNEEVMHVLETKTNPMPAYMINTLLGIYEGQTQKDVLEAEMASAMQDAREAMRQIYVDWRADSIDPYDDSLLIYNQQLHTPEADWNSVAYLVTRGNLEDAQIVKNAIPGKFELGDWATNQYDVLNDYYNTWINLIQNDAVQNPSESQKSALEQLAAQPELKGGRMAKNYLMWLNEETYWPVLPDALAGKKAWRNPRAPRVETPQKTMEMYPVPANSYVTLKMQNIEAQTSVQIQVINTAGQVMLTHRDQVQNGMVINLMTQNLAPGSYFVLIYQNEVLFEKQPLEVIH, encoded by the coding sequence ATGAAGAAAAACTACCTTTTAGTAGGTGCCCTATGGTGTTTAAGCCAGGTAGGACTTACACAACCCGTAGATTCCATCAGAAGTATGATGGCCAACCCGGAAAGCGATTACCTCGAATTGCAACAAAAGATGAATAATTATGTGACCGGAGGAGGAACAGTAGATCAAAGTTTGATTAAAGCCTATAACCGTCATCAAGCGTATTATGGTCCATATTTGGGAGCAGATGGAACTGTAGATCATTTTTATCCCGGTTTTTTAACACAATCTGCAGCATTGGCTCAACCTTTACCCAATATTAATGGTTGTGGTGTAGGGCCATCAAAAGGATGGCAAAGTTTGGGACCTAACATGGTAGATAATCTTATAGCGCCAAATCAAGGGAATTCTTATGCCATTAATATGGGGAATAATGGAAGGCTAACTAGTGTGGCTATAGATAAAGTGAATAATTTGGTATATGCTGGATCAGAATCTGGTGGTTTATGGCGTAAAACCATTGGGACGGATAATTGGGAGAATATTACCGATAAAATTGGTTTCCCGGCATTGGGAATTCAGGAAATAGCGATTCATCCCACCAACCCCAATGAAATCTATTGTGCCACAGCTTATGGCGGATATCAAGGAATGCATGGGTATGGAATTGGTTTGATTCATACCACGGATGGAGGAGATACCTGGGAGCGAATTAATTTTTCGAATAATCAGTATGATAAGGAGGCTATAGCAGTGGTGTATACTGATTTTCCTCCCTATACTTTATTTGCCAGTGTAGGAAATGAATTGTATCGATATGATGGAAATAATTTTATAGAAGTGTTTTCAACACATCCCAATCCTGCTCCGGGTTCAACCTACCGAAAACTGATTAGAGATATTAGATTTGTTGCGCCTCAAAATGGTGCTCCAAGACGTATTTTTATCAGTACTCATGATGTTTTTGCTTTTCAAGAAGCGGAACTTATGTATCACGATCTGGATGCGACAAATAATTTGCAACTAGTAAATAATGCAAACAATTGGCAAACGGTGAACTTGATTAAAACAAATCCACATAACGTAAAACGTATTGCGATTGATATTTCTAGAAATAATCCGCAAAGTATTATAGCCAGTTATGGAGAAGGTTCCGTAGTAGAAGTCATTAAATCAGATGATTATGGTATTACCTGGGCCAGTGTGTTTAATACGAATTCTGCTACCTCTAGAACGGGAATGAATTTTTATAGAAATGATATCGCATTTTCAAAATTAACCTCAAATAATAATCAGGTATTTTATAATGCTGCTGTTGAATTTCTTAAAACCAATTTAAATACAGGAAATAAGTGGAAAACAGTTCCTGGTTTTCATGACGATGTAAGAGACATTGAAATTATTATACGCAATGGAGTTGAAGAAATTTGGGTAGCGCATGATGGTGGCCTCCACCGTTCAACAGACCAAGGGAGCACTTGGATACTAGAACATAAAAATATGACGATTGGGGAGTATTATGATGTTGGAATTGCGGAAAGTCATAGCGATATTATTGCTGGTGCTTTAGATATTGGTACTCATTGGAATAAAAATGGAGTTTGGTTTGGGTTTTTACGTGGTGGAGATGGATCACCTGCATTGTTTTTTGATGATGATGAAAATTATGGTTTATTTCATGTTAACGGTGATCCTTATTATTTTGATAGACAAAACGAGCAGGCTTTTACGATCGCCTTTTCTCAAAGTAATAATGAGGTTTTTATGGGATGTCCGCAAATTCAAAATCCCGTACATGGAGATCGAGCTTTGCTAGGGCAGTACGATTTATTTGAATATGATTTGACGGCTCATAAGAATGTAAACTTCCAAACCAGTTTTGTTACTCAAGGCCCTCCAATTTATACTAAACTATCCAACTTCGGAAATAATAAAATCACCGGAATTGCGATGTCGCATAGTGATGAAAATGTAATTTGGGTATCAAATGTTAGAACCGGAGAGAATAATGCATCATTATATAAGACGACAACCAAGGGAGGGCCATCGGGCACCGATTGGACAGATATGTCTTCTACATTAACGATTGGTTCTAATCATATATTAAACTATAATAACGGTGACCAACATATTACAGATGTTTTGGTTGATCCGGACAATCAAAATCATGTGTATTTGTCTATTAGTGGGGTTGTTCCCGGAGCGTATAAAGTGGTTCGTTCGTTGGGTGGAGGAAACAGTTGGGCTGATTTTACCGGATCGTTGCCGAATGTGGCAGTACATGAATTGGAGATGATTGATGCCTATCCGAATAATGTTTTATTGGCTGCAACGGATTTAGGGGTGTATTACCGTGTATTAGATAACAATTCTGATTGGGAATGTTACAATAATGGATTGCCACCAACGATTGTAAAAAACTTTGAAGTCAAATATTGTACCCGCGAATTATATGCAGCAACGATTGGACATGGGATTTATAAAGCAGATTTAAGTGATTTATGGCCGCAGAAAAAAGTAGGAACCGGAGGCGCTACTGTAAACTGGACAACTAATCAAACATTTTATTCTGATGTGGTAGTTGAAGAAGGTGCGACCCTTAATATTACCGGAGCCACCATCTCTATGGCCGGAGGAGCCAAGATCATTGTAAAAAAAGGTGGGAAATTAAATGTTTCCAATTCTATATTAACTAGTTATTGTGATGCATTTTGGGGAGGAATAGAAATCTGGTCAGATCCAAATGCACAAACGCAATATTGTAACTCAGGATGTTTGGTCGGAAAAGTAGTAATCCAAAATTCAACTATTGAAAAAGCAGATATCGCGATAAATAGTGATCAGGATGGCGTATATGTCAATGGAGGAGGCGTGATTAATGCCACCAATGTACATTTTTTAAATAATAGAAAAGCCATTGCATTTGCCAAATTTGAAAACCATAGCCCAGGCACTTCTACGGTGATGGATAATGCGAGTCGTTTTAAAGACTGTATCTTCGAAATTGATGCCAATTATATGTTTGATGTAAAGCCCCCACGTGATCAAATGATTACGGCATGGGAAGTACGAGGAGTACAATTTTACGGTTGTGATTTTAAAAACACCTCAGGACAACCTTTGGAAGTAGCGGGTATTTACCTGCATAATGCGCATTTTGTGGTGACCGATTATTGTACCAATAGCAATATCCCATGTACGAGCCATAAAAAATCAACATTTAAACATCTGGCTTCAGGAATTACGGCTTTAAGTACCGGATTGGACTACCATTTTGTGGTAGATCATGCAGAGTTTACGGATTGTCGTTTTGGGGTGGCCACATCTGCTGTAGATTATGCGGTGGTGACCAATAACCATTTTGAAATTACCAATGATTTTTTGTTTCATAAACCGACTGCGATATTTCTGGAGAATTCCGATCAATATACCGTGCAGGAAAATTTTATAGAGAATACCATGATCAATTATTCTCCACCGGAACCACCAGTTGGGATTCCATTTCTGGGTGATGACCGTGGGATTGTAGTAAAGAACTCAGGGGCTGGAAATAATGCCATTTATAAAAATACCTTTAAAGAAGTATATGTAGGCAATACGGCTTTTGGTACTAATTTTAATCCAGGTGAACCAAATAAAGGTTTGGAATATGGGTGTAACGAATTGGCTGGTTCTAAATATCGAGACTTTAATGTGTATACCATAGATCAACCAGGAGGAATTGCAGGAGCCCAAGGGGGCAATAACCGTCCGGTAGATAATATGTTTACTTCCAATATAGTAAACCCGGAAGGGCATATAGCAAATGATGGGGCTAATCCAATAATTTACTATCACAGAGCAGATGATGGAGGGTATGTATTTGAACCGCTTAAAATTAGTGGAAATGTGACTACTTCTCAAGTGAATATTACATTCAATATAAATGACCACTGTCCTTCCAGGTTGGGAAATGTCATGGATCAAAATCCTAAGGGGTTGGCGACCGGAGGACGTTCGTTACTGATCCGAAATGATTTTGATGGGGCATTAAATGCATATAGCCAGGCCAAATATGTATATGTGAGTACGATTGATGGGGGAGATACCTATGGTTTGTTAAATAGTGTGCAAAGTAGCAATGCCCAAACGGCCTGGGATTTACGAACGGAGTTGATTAATGCCTCTCCTCTAAGTATCGAAGTGATTATGGAAACCATTGAAGAAGGTGTATTGTCCAATGCGTTACTGCATGATGTCATTATGGTCAATCCACATGCGGTACGGAATGAAGAAGTGATGCATGTATTGGAAACCAAAACCAATCCGATGCCGGCATATATGATCAATACGCTACTTGGAATTTATGAGGGGCAAACGCAAAAAGATGTATTAGAAGCTGAAATGGCAAGTGCCATGCAAGATGCCCGTGAAGCGATGCGTCAAATCTATGTAGACTGGCGTGCAGATTCTATTGATCCATATGATGATAGTTTATTGATTTACAATCAGCAACTCCATACTCCGGAGGCCGATTGGAACAGTGTGGCGTATCTGGTCACGCGTGGAAATCTGGAAGATGCACAGATCGTTAAAAATGCGATTCCGGGTAAATTTGAATTGGGAGATTGGGCGACCAATCAATATGATGTGTTGAATGATTATTACAATACCTGGATCAATTTGATTCAGAACGATGCGGTACAAAATCCGAGTGAATCACAAAAATCTGCTTTAGAACAGTTGGCTGCGCAACCGGAATTAAAAGGAGGACGGATGGCAAAAAACTATTTAATGTGGTTAAATGAGGAAACGTATTGGCCGGTATTGCCGGATGCTCTCGCAGGGAAAAAAGCATGGCGTAATCCACGTGCACCAAGGGTAGAAACACCACAAAAGACAATGGAGATGTATCCTGTTCCGGCCAATAGTTATGTCACGTTAAAAATGCAAAATATAGAGGCACAAACATCTGTACAGATTCAGGTGATCAATACGGCTGGTCAAGTGATGTTGACCCACCGTGATCAGGTGCAAAATGGGATGGTCATAAACTTAATGACACAAAACCTTGCGCCCGGATCGTATTTTGTGTTAATTTACCAAAACGAAGTTTTATTTGAAAAACAACCACTTGAAGTTATTCATTAA